From the genome of Gryllotalpicola protaetiae:
TGAACGGCTTCGGCGTCACCAAGCGCCTGCGGGGCGCCGGTTACACCGCACCGATCCTGTTCCTCACCGCGAAGGACGATACGGAGGACAAGATCACGGGCCTCACCGTCGGCGGCGACGACTACGTCACCAAGCCGTTCAGCCTCGACGAGATCGTCGCGCGCATCAAGGCGATCCTGCGCCGCACCATGCAGGCGGACGACGATGCGATCATCCGTGCCGGCGAGCTCACGATGGACCAGGACACGCACGAGGTCTTCGTCGGCGACGCCCCCATCGAGCTCTCCCCCACCGAGTTCAAGCTGCTGCGCTACCTGATGCTGAACCCGAACCGCGTGCTGTCGAAGGCGCAGATCCTCGACCACGTGTGGGAGTACGACTTCAACGGCGACGCGGGCATCGTCGAGAGCTACATCTCGTACCTGCGCCGCAAGGTCGACGCGCACTCGAGCGAGCCGCTCATCCAGACCAAGCGCGGCTTCGGCTACATGCTGAAGGCAGGCAAGGCCTAGAGCCGCGGGCGGATGCCTGAGGCATCCGCTCAGCAACCCGGAGTAGCTTTCGAGACCTATGCACCGGTCACTGCTCGCAGCGTGGAACTCCATCTCGCTGCGCACGAAGATCACCGGCGTGACCGTGCTGGTGCTCACCTTCGGCCTGCTGCTGACCGGAATCGGCACCACCCTGCTCTTCAAGCCGGTGCTGATCTCGCAGCTCGACCAGCAGCTCGAGGCCTCATCGACGTCGTCGAGCATCAACGCGATGCTCGACAGCGAGTCGACCGGCAACGACCAGGTCAGCCCCGACGGCGAGTCGAGCGCCTATTTTCTCGCGATCTACGACTCGAGCGGGAAGCTGCTCGGCTACAACTGGCGCACCAAGTCGAGCGACCTGCGCCCGTCGGTCGGCACGACGCTGCCCGCCGATCTCAAGGCGGCCTGCCGAGCAGGCGACAACTTCTATCTGGCGAGCAACGACGGCACCGTGCAGTACCGCGCTCGGTGCGTGTCGATCAGCTACGCGTCGGACAACCAGGCCGGCTCGGCGATCGTCGCCACCTCGACGAACTCGATCGACGTGCTGATGGCCGCGTATCTGACGATCTTCCTGGGCTTCGGCGTCATCGTGGTCGTCGTCGGGGCCGTCCTGACGCGCATGCTGGTCACCACGACGTTCGCGCCGCTGCGCCAGGTCGAGCGCACCGCGGCCGCGATCGCCGACGGCGATTTCAGCCAGCGCCTCGGCGGCGCCGAGCCCAATACCGAGGTCGGGCGCCTCAACCGCTCGCTCAACACGATGCTCTCGCGCATCGATCGCGCCTTCAAAGACCGCGCTCGCACGATCGAGCAGATGCGACGCTTCGTCGGCGACGCGAGCCACGAGCTGCGCACGCCGCTCGTGTCGGTGCGCGGCTACGCCGAGCTGTACCGCATGGGCGCCCTGCAGGACGAGGCGGCCGTCGCGGGTGCGATGGGCCGCATCGAGAAAGAGGCGCTGCGCATGGGCGGCCTCGTCGAGGACCTGCTCGAGCTCGCCCGCCTCGATGAGACGCGCCCGTTGCAGCTCGCGCAGGTCGACCTGCTGCCTTTGGCCTATGACGCGGCAATGGATGCCAGGGCGGCCCACCCGACCCGGCACTTCGGCGTCGTGGTCGATCTGCCGCCCGCCGCTCCCCCCGCGCCCGGGCCGTCCGCGAGCGACGACCCGACACCCACGCAGGTGATCCCGGTGGTCGGCGCGCGCGTGCCGCCGGCCGCGACCGGGCTCACGCGGGTCGCGCAGCGCGGCGGCATCCGCCGCACCTCGCCCGCACAGCGCGCCGGTGCGGACTCGCCCACCGGGCCGATCGGGTTCACGGCCAGCGCGCTCGCCCGGCTGCGCAGGCGCGGGCCGGTTCGACGCACCGACGACATCTCGATGGCCGAGACGATGCCGCTCGAGCTCGAGGACATCCCCGAGCCCCACACCGTTCCCGCGCTCGTGCTCGGCGAAGAGAACAAGCTGCGACAGGTGCTCGGCAACCTCATCGGCAACGCGGTGCGCTACACACCCGACGGCTCGCCGATCGAGGTGCGGGTGACAGCCGACCTTGCCACGCGACGCGCGTGCGTCGAGGTGGTCGACCACGGCGAGGGCATCCCGCCGCAAATCCGCGAGAAGATCTTCGAGCGGTTCTGGCGCGCCGACACCTCGCGTACGCGCGAGACCGGCGGCAGCGGCCTCGGGCTCGCGATCGTGACCTCGATCATCCACGCGCACAAGGGCTCGGTCGCCGTCGTCGAGACGCCCGGTGGCGGCGCCACCTTCCGCGTGCTGCTTCCCCTCTCCGACGCCGCGTTGTAGACGTCCTCCCGCTCACAGGCGGCGGAATGGCGCAGCTGTCCAGATTCCGCGGCTTTCCGGCGATGACGGATTCCTCCGCCGGGCTAGCGTCCAGGCATCCGTTTCATCGATCCCATCGGAGGAAGCCATGACCACGTTCCAAGTCGACAGCACCGCGGTTCTCGACGCCACCCGCTCGGCGCAGGCCACGCTCGAGCAGCTGCGCGGCGATGCCGCCCACCTGACCGCGACACTCACCGCGCTGCAGGGGTCGTGGTCCGGCCAGGCCGCCAGCGCGTTCCAGCAGGTGCTCGCGGGCTGGACCGCAACTCAGCGCACCATCGAGACCCAGATGGGTCAGCTGCAGCAGGTGCTGACATCGGCCGCCCAGCAGTATCAGGAGAGCGAGCTGCGCAACTACCAGATGTTCGCAGCCGGGCTGTAGGGCGGGCGGGCGCACGATTCGTCACAAGACGCACGATTCGTCACACTCGAAGGTCGGTTCGGTGTGACGAATCGTGCGTCTTGCCGTCGGGCGTTCGCCATCAGCGCTGTAACGCGTGAGGGCCGGAAAATCAGCTGTCCAAGGGAAGAGATTCCGTGCAACACGCCACACACAGGCGGCAACTCGCCGCCAAGTCGGCCGAACCCCTTCCGCTGGGCGCGGCGGACACACGAAAGGGGCGCCCCCTACGGGAGCGCCCCTCTTCGCTGTCTACGTGAGACGGAAGCCTGGACTTAGAAGTCCATGCCGCCGGTCGGGTCGCCGGCCGGAGCCGCGACCTTCTCGGGCTTGTCGGCGACGACGGCCTCGGTGGTGAGGAACAGGCCGGCGATCGACGCGGCGTTCTGCAGCGCCGAGCGGGTGACCTTCGCCGGGTCGATGATGCCCTGCGCGAGCAGGTCGCCGTACTCGCCGGTGGCGGCGTTGAGGCCGTGGCCGACTGGCAGCTCGGCGACCTTGGCCGCGACGACGCCCGGCTCGAGGCCCGCGTTGGTGGCGATCTGCTTGAGCGGCGCCTGGATGGCGACCTTGACGATGTTCGCGCCGGTGGCCTCGTCACCCGTGAGCTGCAGCTTCTCGAACGCGATCTTGCCGGCCTGGATCAGGGCGACGCCACCGCCGGCGACGACACCCTCTTCCACAGCGGCCTTGGCGTTGCGGACTGCGTCCTCGATGCGGTGCTTGCGCTCCTTGAGCTCGACCTCGGTGGCCGCGCCCGCCTTGATGACGGCCACGCCGCCGGCGAGCTTGGCGAGGCGCTCCTGCAGCTTCTCGCGGTCGTAGTCGCTGTCGGTGCTCTCGATCTCGTTGCGGATCTGCTGCACGCGGCCGGCGATCTGGTCGGCGTCGCCGGCACCCTCGACGATGGTGGTCTCGTCCTTGGTGATGACGACCTTGCGTGCCTGGCCGAGCAGGTCGAGCGTGACGTTCTCGAGCTTGAGGCCGATCTCCTCGGAGATGACCTGGCCGCCGGTCAGGATCGCGATGTCTTGCAGCTGAGCCTTGCGGCGGTCGCCGAAGCCGGGGGCCTTGACGGCGACCGACTTGAAGATGCCGCGGATCTTGTTGACGATCAGCGTCGCCAGAGCCTCGCCGTCGACGTCTTCTGCGATGATCAGCAGTTGCTTGCCGGACTGGATCACCTTGTCGACGATGGGCAGAAGGTCCTTGATGTTGGAGATCTTCTGGTTGGCGATGAGGATATAGGGCTCCTCGAACACCGCCTCCTGGCGGTCGGGGTCGGTGACGAAGTACTGCGACAGGAAGCCCTTGTCGAAGCGCATGCCCTCGGTCAGCTCGAGCTCGGTTCCGAAGGTGTTCGACTCCTCGACGGTGACGACGCCTTCCTTGCCGACCTTGTCGATCGCCTCGGCGATGAGCTCGCCGATCTCGGGGTCTGCGGCGGAGATGGAGGCGGTCGCAGCGATCTGCTCCTTCGTCTCGACCTCCTTCGCGCCGGCGATGAGCTCGGCGGTGACCGCCTCGACGGCCTTCTCGATGCCCTTCTTCAGGCTGATCGGGTCGGCGCCGGCCGCCACGTTGCGCAGGCCCTCGCGGACGAGCGCCTGGGCGAGAACGGTCGCGGTGGTCGTGCCGTCACCGGCGACGTCGTCGGTCTTCTTGGCGACCTCCTTGACGAGCTCGGCGCCGATCTTCTCGTAGGGGTCGTCAAGCTCGATCTCCTTGGCGATGGAGACACCGTCGTTCGTGATCGTGGGGGCGCCCCACTTCTTCTCGAGGACGACGTTGCGGCCGCGCGGGCCGAGGGTCACCTTGACGGCGTCGGCGAGCTGGTTGAGACCGCGCTCGAGGCCGCGACGCGCCTCCTCGTCGAAAGCAATGATCTTTGCCATGTTGTTTCTCGTCCCTCCCGGACGTAGCAGCGAAAGATGTCGTTAGCACTCAAAACGCACGAGTGCCAAATTGATTCTGGCACTCTCCCTACGCGAGTGCAAGAAACCGGGCAGGCATCCGTCATATCTGAAATGGCGAAAGCCGCCCGGCGAGCTGCCGGGCGGCTTTCGAACTGCGAGTTGGTGTGCGCCTAGGCCAGCCGCACCGACTCCGCCTGCGGGCCCTTGGAGCCGCTACCGACCTCGAACACGACCTGCTGGCCCTCTTCGAGGCTCTTGTACCCGCTCATGTCGATGGCGGAGTAGTGGACGAACACGTCCTGGCCTCCGCCGTCGACCGTGATGAAGCCGTAGCCCTTTTCAGCGTTGAACCACTTCACGGTTCCGTTCGCCATCGTTTCTCCATTGCTTGTTCCCGTAACGCGCACACCGATACGTCGCGTCACTGTGCGCCCGATCGTAGCGAGACGGAAACGCCGGAATCCGCGGCTGGGGCCGAATCGGTCAAATGGTTACGGCGCCGATCGGACATCGTCATATCGGCGTAACACTCGCGCAGGATCAGCCCGCGTAATCGGCTCCGAGCACCGCGGTCACCACGGCGCCGTCGTTCGCGAACTGCGCCGACTGCGTGACCGTCGTCACCCCGAGCGACTGCGCGACGCCGAGCGCCACACCGCGCTGCGCCGGGTCCGAGTAGTACACGGTCGTCGTCGGCGCGGTCTGCGGCGCGTTGCCGGTCGTCACCGCGCTCCAGCCGGCGCTCTTCAGCTTCGTCGCGGCCTTGGCCGCCAGCCCGGCCCGGCCGGTGCCGTTGAGCACGCTCAGCTGGGCGGTCGGCACGATCGTCGCAGTGGGGGTCGGGGTCGCCGTCGGCGTCGGAGTCGCCGTCGGGCTGGGCGTGCCCGTCGGACCGGCCGTCTCGGTCACGGTCGCCTGCGGAGTCGGGTGCTCGCCGAACAGGTTGTTGTCGAGCACGCGCAGATAGATCCACCCTGCGCCGACGATCACGAGGATCGCGACGAGACACCACACGAGCCAGAGCAGCCCGCGCCCGCGATGCTGGGGCGCCCGGTGAGCGCCGACGCGCTCGAGATCGGCCGGGACCACATCAAAGCGATCCTTCGGGAAATTCTGGGCCATGCGCTCGGGGGAGGTCCTTCCTCGGTCGGGGTCAGTCGATCGGCCGGGTGCGAGTGGCGCGCAGCTCGCGCCGCTCGTCTCGCTGTCGCAGCAGCCGCCTCACAAGAAGGGGGTCGTAGGCGAGCGCTGCAGGGGTCTCGATCAGCCGACCGAGGATCTGATAGTAGCGGGCGCCCGAAAGGCCGAACTGGGAGCGGATCGCCTGCTCCTTCGCCGCCGGCCCCTGCAACCACTCCCGCTCGAAGTCCAGCACGGCGACCTCGAGGTCGTTGAGCGGGGCGGGAGGCATGGGCTCAGGCTAACGATGAGAGGGCTACGGGCTCTGCGGCAACGCCGGTCGCGACGCGATACATGCCGATATGGCGGATGCCCGCCTCGAGGTACACCTCGCCGTACGGCTCGAAGCCGGCCTTGGCGTAGAGAGACTGCGCGTATTCCTGCGCGTGCAGCAGAAGATCATGGCCCGGGTTGTCGGCGATCGCTGCGGTGAGCAGCCTGCTGGCGAGACCCCTGCCCCTGGCATCCGCCCTGGTCACCACACGCCCGATGACCACGTGAGCCACGCGGTGCTGGGGATCCTCGTCCCACAGTGTGCGCAGGTAGGCATGGACCGAGCCATCGTCGTCCGCGATCCAGTAGTGCCGGGTCAGCGGCTCGAGGTCGCGGTAGTCCAGCTCGGTCTCATCGACCCTCTGCTCGACGAAGAAGACGTCGGTGCGCAGCTTCGCGATCTCGTAGAGCTCCCGGGTCGTGAGCTCGTCGAATGCTTTGCAGATCACGGAACTTTCGGACACCCGGGCGAGTTTACTTAGGTGAAGGCTCCACAAGAGCCGCGAGAGCAGAGAGGAATGGGCATGGGAGAGGTCTCGTCCACCAACTACAAGGTCACGAAGAGCGACTCCGAGTGGCGTGAGGAGCTGAGCCGCGACCAGTACGCCGTGCTGCGCCAGGCCGCGACCGAGCGCCCGTGGACCGGCGAGCTGCTCGACGAGGACCGCGCAGGCATCTACACCTGTGCGGCCTGTGGCTCCGAGCTGTTCAAGAGCGGCACGAAGTTCGACTCGGGCTGCGGCTGGCCGTCGTTCTACGAGAGCGTGCGCCCCGAGGCCGTCGAACTCATCGAGGACCGCTCGCTCGGCATGCTGCGCACCGAGGTGCGCTGCGCGAACTGCGGCTCGCACCTCGGGCACGTCTTCCCCGACGGCTTCGGCACCCCGACGGGCGACCGCTACTGCATGAACTCGATCTCGCTGGCGTTCACGCCCGAGGGCTGACACTCACCGCGTGCGCGGGAGAAACGACGCGTTCGCGGGTCCGGTTTCTCCCGCGCACGCGCGTTTTCACCCGCGCACACAGCGATAAGGGATCGCTTATCGAGGGATCCCTTTTCCGCACCTGCGGCACTATGGTCGTCATTTATGACGCAACTGCGGATTTCTGAGGCGGCCGCGCTTCTCGGTGTCAGCGACGACACGGTGCGCCGGCTCATCGAGCGCGGCGAACTCACCGCGAGCACCGACGGCGACGGGCCGCAGACGGTCGACGGCGTCAGCCTCGCGACGTTCGCCGTCGAGCGCGCGAAGGCGGCACCAGACCCGTCACCGGTGCTCAGCTCGGCACGCAACCACTTCGTGGGAATCGTCACCCGCGTGCAGCTCGACGGTGTCATGGCGCAGATCGACATCCAGGCCGGTCCGCACCGCATCGTGTCGCTGATCAGCGCCGAGGGGGCCCGCGAGCTCGGGCTCGAGGTCGGCAAGCTCGCGACCGCCGTCGTCAAAGCGACCAATGTCAGCGTCGAGACCATGGAGGAACGATGAAGGGAAGAGTCGCGCTCGCGGCGGCTGCGATCGGGGCGGCACTGCTGTTGGCCGGGTGTGCAGGGTCAGGTTCCGGCGCGAGCCCGTCGAGCGCACCGGCCAAGACGTCGGCTCCCCCGACGCCTCAGACGCTGACCGTGTTCGCGGCGACCAGCCTGACCGCGACGTTCAACACGCTGGGAAAGGCGTTCGAAGACGCGAACCCAGGCGTCACGGTGCAATACAGCTACAACGGCACCTCGACCCTCGTGACCCAGCTTTCCCAAGGGGCGCCCGCCGACATCCTCGCCTCGGCCGACGAGAAGAACATGCAGAACGCGGTCAGCCAGAACCTCATCTCCGGCACCCCCGTCGACTTCGCGACCAACGTGCTCGAGATCGCGGTCGCACCGGGGAACCCGAAGAACATCACGGGCTGGGCCGACCTCGCGAAACCGGGCCTCAAGGTCGACGTGTGCGCCGACGGCGTCCCGTGCGGCAACGCCACAGAGGCGGTGGAGAAGGCGACGGGCACGACGCTCAAGCCGATCAGCCAGGAGCAGAACGTCGGCGACGTGCTCGCGAAGGTCGAGAGCGGGGATGCCGATGCGGGCGTCGTCTACGTCACCGACGTCAAGGGCGCGGGCTCGAAGGTGACCGGGGTGGACTTCCCCGAGGCGCAGCAGGCGATCAACACGTACCCGATCGCGGCGACCGCGTCATCGAAGAACGCCGCGCTCGCGAAGAAGTTCATCGCCTACGTCACCGGCTCGGCCGGCCAGAAGCTGCTGAAGGACGCCGGCTTCGGGGCGCCGCCCAAGTAGGTTCGCAGTTGTGAACGGGCGTGGCCGACGCGGCTACCCCGCCTGGCTCTGGGTGCCGGCGGGGCTCGGCGCGGTGTTCGTGCTGCTGCCGCTCATCGCCATCGTCACGCATGTCGACTGGCCCGATTTCGGGCAGTTGATCACCTCGACGTCGTCGCTGGCGGCGCTGCGGCTCAGCATCCTCACCGCACTGTCGTCCACCGTGGTGTGCGTCGTGCTGGGCGTACCGATGGCCGTCGTGCTCGCACGCGGGCGGTTCCCCGGCCAGTCGATCGCCCGCGCCCTCGTGCTCGTACCGCTCGTGATGCCACCGGTCGTGAGCGGCCTCGCCCTGCTCTACACGGTCGGAAGCCGCGGACTGCTCGGGCCGACGCTGTTGCGGCTCGGCCTGCAGGTGCCGTTCTCGACCGCGGCGGTGGTGCTCGCCCAGGCGTTCGTCTCGCTGCCGTTCATCGTGATCAGCCTCGAGGGCGCACTGCGCACCGTCACCGAGACGCACGACGAGATCGCCTTCGCGTACGGCGCGAGCCGCACGCAGGTGCTCTTCAAGATCACCCTGCCGAGCCTCGGGCCCGCGTTCGTGTCGGGCGCGGTGCTGTCGTTCGCGCGGTCGCTCGGCGAGTTCGGCGCGACGATCACCGTCGCCGGATCGCTGCAGGGCGTCACGCGCACGCTGCCGCTCGAGATCTACCTGCAGAACAACCTCAACCCCGACGCGGCCGTCGCGCTGTCGCTGCTGCTCGTCGTGATCGCGCTCGTCGTCGTCCTCGTGGCCGGTCAGCCGTGGCGCCACGCCGCGCTCGCCGAGCTCCTCGACGTGTTCAATGACGACCCTCGCGGCGAACGGAGCAGAGAGCGCAATACCGTGGTCCCATGAGCACTGTCGCCGAGCACCAGGCCGCCGTTCGCGCACTGGTGAGCTCGCACTGGCGTCCTGCCACCGAATATCCGCCGCTCGGCGCCGCGCTCGGCCGCGTGCTCGCGGACGACGTGCGCACGCCGATCGACCTTCCGCCGTTCGACAACTCGCAGATGGACGGCTACGCCGTGCGAGCGGATGCCGCGGCCGGCCCGCTTCGCGTCAGCGGCCACGTCGCCGCGGGCGACCCGATCACGGCGTTCCCGGGCGGCGCGGTCGCGATCATGACGGGTGCCCCCGTGCCCCTCGGCGCTGACGCGATCGTGCCCGTCGAGGCCGTCGGAGCCCCCGGCGAGTTCGCCGCCGTCGACGACACCGTCGAGCTGCCCGCTCCGGTCGAGCCCGGCAGCTTCGTGCGCGCCCGCGGCAGCGACCTGGCCGCCGGAGCCGTGCTGCTCGAGGCGGGAACAGTGCTCGGGCCCGCGCAGCTCGGCGCCCTCGCCGCCTCCGGACTCACCACGGTGCCCGTGCGGGCACGGCCGCGGGTGCTGATCGTCTCGACCGGCGCGGAGCTCGCGGAGCCCGGCGAGCCGCTCGCCCCAGGAGCGATCTACGACGCGAACGCGGTGTCGCTGTCGGCTGCGATCACGCTCGCCGGTGGAATCGCACTCGCGACGGGCGTGTACAGCGACGAGCCGGGCCACCTGCGGCTCGCGCTCGAGGCGGCCGGCCCGGTCGACCTCGTCGTCACGAGCGGCGGCGTCAGCGCCGGCGCGCACGAGGTGGTGCGCGACGCGCTCGAGCCGCTCGGCGTGCGCTTCGGCTCCGTCGCCTTGCAGCCCGGCGGTCCCCAGGGCCTCGGCGCCATCACGGTCGCGGGCGCCCCGACCCCCGTGCTGTGCTTCCCGGGGAATCCCGTGAGCTCGCTCGTGTCGTTCGAGCTGTTCCTGCGGCCCCTGCTGCGCGGCGACCGGCCGGTCCTGCGGCTTCCGCTCTCCGCATCCGTCGACTCGCCTGCGGCCAAGCACCAGGTGCGCCGCGGACGCCTGACGGACGCGGGAACCGTCGAACTCGTCGGGGGCGTGAGCTCGCACCTGCTTGCGGCGTACGCTCGTTCCGACGCACTGGTACACCTACCGGTCGGTCTCACCCGAGCAGAGGCCGGCGAGGTGGTCGAGGTCTGGAGGATCGATGAGTGACGCACCGGACGCGCTGTCGCATGTCCGCGCAGACGGCGCCGTGCACATGGTCGACGTGAGCGCCAAGCAGGTCACCGCGCGCAGGGCCGTGGCCGCGGCATCCGTTCTCACCCGCCCTGACGTGGTCGAGCTCATCGCACAGGGGAAGCTGCCGAAGGGCGAGGCGCTCGCCGTCGCCCGCATCGCCGGGATCATGGCGGCCAAGAGGACACCCGAGCTGGTGCCGCTCTGCCACCCCCTGCCGCTGACGGGCGCCGATGTCGAACTGGTCGCAGCAGGCGACCGCGTCGAGATCCGCGCGACGGTCAAGACGGTCGGGGTCACCGGCGTCGAGATGGAGGCGCTGACCGCGGTGTCGGTCGCGGCGCTCACCGTGTACGACATGATCAAGGCGGTCGACAAGGCCGCCGTCATCACCGATGTGCGCGTGCTCGAGAAGGACGGGGGCAAGTCGGGCCCATGGCGATCAGCACAGGCTCGAACCGTATGACCGCGCTCGCGCTCACCGTCTCGACCAGGGCCGCGGCGGGTGTCTACGACGACACCACCGGCCCGATGATCTATGCGTGGCTCACCGAGCGCGGCTTCGACACGTCGCGGCGCGTCGTGCCCGACGGGCCAGGGGTCGAGGCCGCGCTGCGCGGCGCCGTCTCGGCGCGGCTGCTCATCGTCGTCACCTCGGGCGGCACCGGCGTCAGCCCGACCGATCGCACCCCCGAGCACACCCGCGCCGTGCTCGACCTCGAGCTGCCCGGCTTCGCGGAGGAGATCCGTCGCGTCGGCGCCACGCGCACCCCGCACGCGCTGCTCAGCCGCGGGGTCGTCGGCGTGGCAGGGCGGACGCTGATCGTGAACCTGCCGGGCTCGGCCGGCGGAGTACGCGACGGGCTCGAGGTGCTCGACGGGCTCTACCTGCACGCACTCGACCAGATCGCGGGCGGCGACCACCAGCGCTGAGGCGCGCTCGCGCCCGCCGTCACGCCCCG
Proteins encoded in this window:
- the moaC gene encoding cyclic pyranopterin monophosphate synthase MoaC, translating into MSDAPDALSHVRADGAVHMVDVSAKQVTARRAVAAASVLTRPDVVELIAQGKLPKGEALAVARIAGIMAAKRTPELVPLCHPLPLTGADVELVAAGDRVEIRATVKTVGVTGVEMEALTAVSVAALTVYDMIKAVDKAAVITDVRVLEKDGGKSGPWRSAQARTV
- a CDS encoding MogA/MoaB family molybdenum cofactor biosynthesis protein is translated as MAISTGSNRMTALALTVSTRAAAGVYDDTTGPMIYAWLTERGFDTSRRVVPDGPGVEAALRGAVSARLLIVVTSGGTGVSPTDRTPEHTRAVLDLELPGFAEEIRRVGATRTPHALLSRGVVGVAGRTLIVNLPGSAGGVRDGLEVLDGLYLHALDQIAGGDHQR